The proteins below come from a single Acidobacteriota bacterium genomic window:
- a CDS encoding Ig-like domain repeat protein, with protein sequence MPIALLFLAVGSLAWKGNAVLASLKDTIFRSAQTDPLTKAGSDSAEKNPTVLNEASLGGPYSDFAPTQPFVATTLFNNILPGDIPSNSFVPNVGPVTGGVNPAFNGMFRAAMPFVPTASGTARIVSVWTQCVSNGNACLGAGDATIQFQGDNNGQPNGITLGSTSFSSPVSTGASPGCSAVQGNPVLTAGTKYWAVMSSNQWAVWLKQPGSPVDTNKFSKDGGPWTNDTVANLSLRIEDDPTCSALAQANPVPPNPVGDIIVAPGQSNADTITIQSVGTASLIITGANFTGVDTAPFRLLQTPTSPPQLVQPYSFPKIIGFGATTFLYVACTGPATEGVYTAALTVTTNSPTQPNMSWPVRCIVDSTPPTIYFNATPDGTNGWFKTKPAPIGVNTTDLPAGGLVKNITCTLNGSPLLNVSAGATTANINVEGTNTLSCTATDLANNVGGPTSLTVKVDSVAPAIAGSVSPPPTAQGWNSTDVTVGFSCSDAAPSSGLATNSIVTPVSSTAETAGSNVLSSGSCVDNAGNSAAQGSVLVKIDKTAPVITPAISPLPNAAGWNNSDVTVDFSCADVGAVQSGVLTNTLTNASVTANTPFAGTSVSNGGTCTDAAANSAIQASATVKLDKTLPTASIISAPPAFTANRSASFTFSGSDTLSGVSGLECSLDNASFAPCSSPADYINLSVGNHDFKVRSVDIAGNTGSPVNAVWTILGPPTIAKAFGTSSIPAGGNTTVTLTLSNPNATNLTGASFSDNLVGMSAAGGPVTGTCVGTTPSSILAGATSLSFGGITIPPAGCTVIFDITSSTGGNRTNTTSGVATAETPVAGNVSNTATLTVVAPPVIAKAFTPTFISPGGNSTLTFTITNPAANTVPLTGVSFTDNFPAGMLVAATPALSVNNCGGGSVTGATNGSNTVSLASATVAVGTPCTISVDVTAATGGLNSVQVSSTNGGTGNTATATLSTCVAPPANMLAWYSGDNTPRDIAGGNDGTLTGGVTYAAGKVGQSFNFNGTNSVTVGSPTPLKLTNSVTVDAWVRPTALPGAGQLMGVATKWVQNFGVGNNTDSFALWLQNNGGTLQVFSGVHLASGAEPILTGGTVPLNTWSHVAMTYSHTTGVFTIYVNGVSVGTTTNAPQGIIGKDSPIAIGREQSGQTRFFTGQIDEVEIFDRALTQPEIQSIFNADAGGKCKPSDLRVSKTHTGDFGQGATHTYTVTAINDGPATTSGTTTMTDTLPAGLTPTGATGTGWNCNVAAPTVTCTSTDAIPAGGTFPPITLTVSVGLNSPLSLTNTATVSGGGEMDISDDSASDPTIVIPQTEVVISGGNVTITDTLGGTSTDNIVISCTTAPDTVVFSDPANGLSQSILLSAITGSITINTNGGNDTLTLDLTGCSFIPLGGVFFNGGGQSGSPGDKLNIIGGSTTTQTFNFTNEHDGNVVLAGERSGTINYTGLEPVSSTITAANVILNYSTTTETITVSQDAGTPAQTLVDSNVGGESVSFVNPTSSLQINGGDTGDDTINVNGFGTSGGGFTAGLAINGGTGNDTVNLNADINFASGNSLDVDLQNDLLPALTSPGSDRIVFGAGANLILTGSGTASLAASRDIVFQNGSSVVTQHGNLSVMANQQTSPSSGHFYGVYMINGRIQATGTGIVTVAGRGGNASADEVGITMEQGSVISGGTTGTTTVTGTGGTATGNVNHGLQVIGAGTIITSAGSNVTVTGTGGGGSGASSSNRGVYVNNGGTISAGSSGTVTVTGTGGNSDTGGFNYGVRLNAANSTITSSGGNVAVTGTGGTSTVSNNDGVVLATGTQITAGGNGTVSVTGNAGPAFSIGLFVGGGSITSGGGNITANGTGFGEAGIGVLMSTSGSIAGVGAASVTVTGDSGTDPISDWGLRIQQGASITSVNGNIGINAKNPVTSPHRAFSLSTVGGIGAKVETTGNGSITVTSNTIEIDTVVPGVTMSAGANSVNLRQRTNNTPIDLGANDTVPTTLQLSDAELDRITAGTVTIGDANSGAIAVTGIISPLNYKTLSAQKGVAFTSTGGFDSEVTSLAVFEKMQAAGAVTIDAAATLTATAIGGFVPVNGNSFTMIENTTGTGTTGTFAGKPEGSSLTLGGVSSFITYVGGTGSNDVIIGVDTAAPKVTSTVPTAAATGVPTNSNITINFNEKVNIGAGGITLTCGGVQTFAPTLPQNGVTSIVVDPTNVLPAGLVCTVTGVSANVTDLAGNQLDGDGNGTAGPNFALTFTTLCTNPTVVTTNADSGAGSLRDSVLNACPGSTVTFAPAVTAISLTSGQIVIDKNLIIQGPGANLLTVQNTAAPNADSRVFQVNSGVTATISGLTITGGNPTDLGGGVYNLGSLTLAQSRVVGNTAVRGGGIRNNGDLTVIESLISNNTGTYASGGGGGIGNFGPALTVINSTISGNQVPNGNNNGGGIRSDNNSVVTITGSTITDNDAAGAASGGGIYRATGTVTVRGSIIAANRNNSTIPDVGGAFTSQGYNLIGNVGTATGFTNGVNNDQVGSIASPLNPQLAPLANNGGPTQTHALCTSAGVPDASCGAISPAIDKGKDFALTGFDQRGSGPNFVRPFDIGPIANAAGGDGSDIGAFELNNTPPTITPVVGLLRQRGTAVSNSTIATVGDVETLPGSLSVTINMAASAMSNGVTVSNIVNTNGTITANIVADCTATPATFTLEVTDGGGLTTSTPFTVGIISNTPPAVTYNLPPAVVFGQSTTVSPATAADNGSITGFAIQSVMPPLSTAPTVNGSGVVSITNAQPVGNHIITVRSTDNCGAVTDSSFTLVVNKAGTTTTIISDTPDPSVVGQNYTVTIAVAPVAPGAGTPTGNVTVGDGSSICVAILPATSCQLASTSAGPKTLTATYSGDTNFNGSTAATAPHQVDPAQTATTVQTLINAPNYGSTLTATATITAVAPGAGTPQGTVNFNDGGNPIAGCQNVAVTALGSAVCTTNQLPAGVGKVIQAVYSGNANFNGSNGSTTQTIGKAPLNVAASSAAVTYGDAAPAITAAITGFVLGETTANLTTQPTCSTTYVQGSPVSGSQYPATCTGAVSNNYSFNYIGGNVTVNKKGLTVTADNKSRAYGAANPTLTATFTGFVLGQNLGTSDVTGSPLLSTTATPSSPVAGSPYAITAALGTLQSGNYAFTTFTNGTLTITQSQLTVTANDQTRVFGAANPALTFQITGFQNGETLGTSGVTGTPNISTSATSTSGPGAYPITAAQGTLTAPNYTFATVNGTLTVTQAATTTTITNASALGNSTVVGQNYPVNWTTSPVAPGAGTPTGNVTVSDGTGNTCTAAVAAGTCSLASTLGPKTITATYAGDANFGASTSQAVQHNVVIGLTGNVKQFIAFGTNTNLAGVTMTLLNTATQQATTTTTDANGNYSFGVTQTGGSYTITPSGLGKAFEATSRTYTNVAGNITGGDFIAYDVPGPNAIPRTARVVSQIATQGQPVTVPVLMTTTGVETRVAFTVEYPVTALGIPTVTCGTGAVNCTLAVNNSLQGKVGITITPTAALPAGTRELVKITFPTFQSPATSAQIRFGDFPTQRDVRNSENNPLPMLYWTDGLVSFTGGTLLDGATISGRVTTAAGQGLRNATVTIIDTAGTRRTTVTSSFGAYQFEGLETGRDYLLTVTSKRYRFATRTVNLTENLSDVNLVGLE encoded by the coding sequence GTGCCTATTGCCCTTCTCTTTCTAGCCGTTGGTTCTCTCGCGTGGAAGGGCAATGCAGTTTTAGCTAGCTTAAAGGACACGATCTTTCGATCTGCCCAGACTGATCCTTTGACCAAAGCAGGTTCGGACTCGGCTGAGAAAAATCCTACTGTTCTTAATGAAGCATCGCTTGGCGGGCCATACAGCGACTTCGCTCCTACCCAACCGTTTGTTGCGACAACGCTATTTAATAATATTCTTCCAGGCGATATACCGAGCAACTCTTTCGTTCCAAACGTTGGTCCGGTCACTGGGGGTGTCAATCCCGCGTTCAATGGCATGTTTCGTGCGGCGATGCCTTTTGTACCCACCGCGAGCGGAACAGCGAGGATCGTCAGTGTTTGGACTCAGTGCGTCAGTAACGGAAACGCATGTCTTGGTGCTGGCGATGCAACTATTCAGTTTCAAGGCGACAACAATGGCCAGCCAAACGGCATCACGCTCGGATCGACGAGTTTCTCGTCTCCAGTCTCAACCGGAGCGAGCCCTGGGTGTTCCGCCGTACAAGGTAATCCCGTCCTGACGGCAGGTACGAAGTATTGGGCAGTCATGAGTTCGAATCAGTGGGCCGTATGGCTGAAACAGCCGGGATCTCCGGTCGATACGAACAAATTCAGCAAAGATGGTGGCCCATGGACAAACGATACTGTCGCTAATCTCTCGCTAAGAATCGAAGATGATCCTACGTGTTCAGCCCTGGCTCAAGCGAATCCGGTCCCGCCCAATCCAGTTGGCGATATCATTGTAGCTCCCGGCCAATCGAACGCCGATACGATCACTATCCAGAGCGTCGGAACTGCTTCGCTAATCATTACTGGGGCGAACTTCACGGGTGTAGATACCGCTCCGTTCAGGCTTCTTCAGACCCCTACTTCACCGCCGCAATTGGTACAGCCCTACAGCTTTCCAAAGATAATTGGATTTGGAGCAACTACTTTCCTTTATGTTGCATGCACTGGGCCGGCTACGGAAGGAGTCTACACGGCAGCTCTAACCGTGACTACGAACAGTCCTACTCAGCCGAACATGAGCTGGCCGGTGAGATGTATAGTTGACTCTACGCCACCCACGATTTACTTTAACGCTACGCCGGACGGTACGAATGGATGGTTCAAAACAAAACCAGCGCCCATAGGAGTTAACACTACCGATCTACCGGCTGGAGGATTGGTCAAGAACATCACGTGTACTTTGAACGGAAGTCCGCTGCTTAATGTATCCGCCGGGGCGACCACTGCCAATATCAATGTTGAGGGCACGAATACTCTTAGCTGTACGGCAACAGACCTCGCCAACAATGTGGGCGGCCCCACCAGTTTGACGGTCAAGGTCGATAGTGTTGCCCCTGCGATAGCGGGGAGTGTAAGTCCACCCCCAACCGCGCAAGGTTGGAATTCCACTGACGTGACCGTTGGGTTTTCTTGTTCCGATGCTGCTCCGTCCTCTGGCTTGGCAACGAACTCGATAGTGACTCCCGTATCAAGCACGGCCGAAACGGCGGGTTCCAATGTGTTAAGTAGCGGATCATGCGTTGATAATGCCGGTAATTCGGCCGCGCAAGGCTCTGTCCTCGTGAAGATCGACAAAACAGCTCCGGTCATCACGCCTGCGATCTCGCCTCTGCCAAATGCCGCAGGTTGGAACAATTCTGACGTTACGGTCGATTTTTCATGTGCAGATGTCGGTGCCGTCCAATCAGGAGTGTTGACCAACACCTTGACTAACGCTTCGGTGACAGCGAACACGCCTTTCGCAGGCACTTCGGTGTCAAACGGCGGAACATGTACTGACGCGGCGGCGAATAGCGCTATTCAGGCAAGCGCCACGGTAAAACTCGACAAGACGCTTCCTACAGCCTCCATAATATCGGCTCCACCGGCTTTCACAGCTAATCGTAGTGCTTCGTTTACATTTAGCGGTTCCGATACCCTCAGCGGCGTGTCTGGTCTTGAGTGCAGTTTGGATAATGCGTCCTTTGCACCGTGCTCGAGCCCAGCAGACTATATAAATTTGAGTGTCGGAAATCATGACTTTAAGGTCAGGTCGGTCGATATTGCAGGAAACACCGGTTCACCCGTAAACGCAGTGTGGACGATCCTTGGGCCTCCGACGATCGCGAAAGCTTTTGGTACTTCCTCAATTCCTGCGGGTGGAAATACGACAGTTACCCTAACGCTATCCAATCCAAATGCTACAAACCTGACAGGAGCATCATTTAGTGACAATTTGGTCGGCATGAGCGCTGCAGGCGGTCCGGTTACGGGCACTTGTGTGGGTACGACGCCATCGAGTATTTTGGCCGGGGCAACATCGCTAAGTTTTGGCGGAATTACGATACCGCCGGCGGGCTGCACCGTTATCTTCGATATTACAAGTTCGACAGGTGGAAATCGGACAAATACTACATCGGGCGTTGCAACCGCTGAAACGCCCGTTGCTGGAAACGTCAGCAATACAGCGACGCTAACCGTGGTTGCACCGCCGGTCATCGCGAAAGCTTTCACGCCGACGTTCATATCGCCGGGCGGGAATTCGACGCTTACATTTACTATCACTAATCCGGCGGCTAACACGGTTCCGCTGACGGGGGTTTCATTCACGGATAATTTCCCGGCCGGCATGCTCGTTGCGGCGACTCCGGCGCTTAGCGTTAACAATTGCGGCGGCGGCAGTGTAACAGGTGCGACCAACGGTTCGAATACTGTATCGCTAGCAAGCGCCACGGTCGCGGTCGGTACGCCATGTACGATCTCAGTTGATGTTACCGCCGCGACGGGCGGCCTCAATTCGGTACAGGTCAGTTCGACGAACGGCGGCACCGGCAATACAGCAACGGCCACTCTGTCGACCTGCGTCGCTCCACCGGCGAATATGTTGGCGTGGTATTCGGGTGACAACACACCTCGCGATATCGCGGGTGGCAATGACGGCACTCTGACGGGTGGCGTTACGTATGCGGCGGGCAAGGTCGGCCAGTCCTTCAACTTCAACGGCACGAACTCGGTGACAGTCGGAAGCCCGACGCCGCTCAAACTCACAAACAGCGTGACAGTGGACGCCTGGGTTAGGCCGACAGCATTGCCTGGGGCTGGACAGTTGATGGGCGTTGCGACCAAATGGGTACAGAATTTCGGGGTAGGAAATAATACCGATTCGTTCGCATTGTGGCTCCAGAATAATGGCGGAACGTTACAAGTCTTCAGTGGCGTTCACCTTGCCAGCGGTGCCGAGCCGATCCTGACTGGCGGAACCGTCCCGCTAAATACCTGGTCACACGTTGCGATGACCTATAGCCATACAACGGGTGTCTTTACGATCTACGTGAACGGTGTTTCGGTTGGAACCACGACCAATGCTCCACAGGGCATCATCGGCAAGGATTCGCCGATAGCGATCGGACGCGAACAGTCCGGACAGACGCGTTTCTTTACGGGCCAGATCGATGAGGTTGAAATATTTGACCGTGCATTGACCCAGCCTGAGATCCAGTCGATCTTCAACGCGGATGCTGGGGGCAAGTGCAAACCGTCTGATCTTCGTGTCAGTAAGACACATACGGGTGACTTTGGACAGGGCGCAACGCACACCTACACGGTGACCGCAATTAATGATGGCCCGGCTACGACGAGTGGTACGACGACGATGACCGACACGCTTCCCGCTGGACTGACCCCGACAGGGGCGACAGGTACAGGCTGGAACTGCAACGTAGCGGCTCCGACGGTTACATGTACCAGCACGGATGCGATCCCTGCGGGAGGAACATTCCCACCGATCACCTTGACGGTCTCGGTCGGATTGAATTCGCCCCTATCATTAACGAACACCGCAACCGTTTCAGGCGGCGGCGAGATGGACATCTCGGATGACTCCGCCTCCGACCCGACCATCGTGATACCTCAGACGGAAGTTGTGATCTCGGGTGGAAACGTTACCATAACCGACACCCTCGGCGGCACTTCGACCGACAACATCGTGATCTCATGTACGACGGCGCCCGATACGGTGGTTTTCAGCGACCCGGCCAACGGCCTAAGTCAGAGTATACTTTTGAGTGCGATCACCGGCAGCATCACCATCAATACGAATGGCGGGAACGATACGTTGACGCTCGATCTTACGGGCTGTAGCTTTATTCCCCTCGGAGGCGTGTTCTTCAACGGTGGCGGGCAATCCGGTTCACCGGGCGACAAACTGAATATTATTGGCGGTTCGACGACAACGCAGACGTTTAACTTCACCAACGAACACGACGGCAACGTCGTCCTCGCCGGTGAGCGCTCTGGAACGATCAACTATACGGGCCTTGAGCCGGTGAGTTCGACCATCACGGCGGCGAATGTCATTTTGAATTACAGTACGACAACGGAAACGATCACGGTTTCGCAGGACGCGGGAACGCCCGCGCAGACACTGGTCGATTCCAACGTCGGCGGCGAATCGGTCTCGTTCGTTAACCCGACCAGTTCGCTCCAGATCAACGGCGGTGATACGGGTGACGATACTATCAATGTAAATGGTTTCGGCACGAGCGGCGGCGGATTTACCGCCGGGCTGGCCATCAACGGCGGTACTGGAAACGATACGGTCAACCTCAACGCCGACATTAATTTTGCGTCGGGCAATAGCTTGGATGTAGATCTTCAGAACGATCTCCTGCCAGCGCTCACATCGCCGGGTTCCGACAGAATAGTCTTCGGCGCAGGAGCAAATCTAATTCTTACCGGCTCGGGCACGGCGTCGCTTGCAGCCAGCCGCGATATTGTTTTCCAGAACGGCTCGAGTGTCGTTACGCAACACGGAAATCTGAGCGTGATGGCTAATCAGCAAACTTCGCCGTCGTCTGGCCATTTTTATGGCGTCTACATGATCAACGGCCGTATTCAGGCGACCGGAACCGGCATTGTGACGGTCGCCGGACGCGGCGGTAATGCTTCCGCCGATGAGGTCGGCATAACAATGGAGCAGGGAAGTGTCATCAGCGGCGGAACCACTGGAACAACCACGGTGACCGGTACCGGCGGCACAGCGACGGGTAACGTTAACCACGGACTACAAGTTATCGGTGCGGGAACGATCATCACATCCGCGGGAAGCAATGTCACGGTAACAGGAACGGGCGGTGGAGGAAGCGGTGCAAGCAGCTCTAATCGGGGCGTTTACGTAAACAACGGCGGAACGATAAGTGCGGGAAGCAGCGGCACCGTCACTGTTACGGGTACTGGCGGTAACAGTGATACGGGCGGGTTCAACTACGGTGTTCGCCTTAATGCGGCGAACAGCACCATAACGTCGAGCGGTGGAAATGTCGCGGTTACAGGAACAGGCGGAACGAGCACAGTGTCCAATAATGATGGAGTGGTGCTGGCCACCGGCACCCAGATAACGGCCGGCGGAAACGGCACCGTATCTGTAACAGGAAACGCCGGTCCGGCATTCTCGATCGGGTTATTCGTGGGAGGCGGTTCGATCACCTCAGGAGGTGGTAATATCACGGCAAATGGCACCGGGTTTGGTGAAGCCGGTATCGGCGTCCTGATGTCGACCTCAGGATCTATCGCTGGCGTCGGTGCCGCAAGCGTTACGGTCACCGGCGATTCGGGCACCGATCCGATTTCTGACTGGGGACTTAGAATTCAACAGGGGGCTTCGATCACATCGGTCAACGGCAACATCGGGATCAATGCTAAGAATCCGGTCACGTCGCCGCACCGAGCCTTTAGCCTATCGACAGTGGGCGGTATCGGTGCGAAAGTCGAAACTACTGGCAACGGTTCGATCACGGTGACTTCCAATACGATCGAGATCGACACCGTCGTTCCGGGTGTAACGATGAGCGCCGGAGCCAATTCGGTTAACTTGCGGCAGCGAACGAACAATACGCCTATCGATCTCGGAGCGAACGATACCGTTCCAACTACCCTTCAGCTTTCAGACGCGGAACTCGACCGCATAACGGCCGGTACTGTTACGATCGGCGACGCTAACAGCGGCGCGATTGCCGTAACCGGCATCATCAGCCCCTTGAACTATAAGACGCTCAGCGCTCAAAAAGGCGTTGCGTTCACATCGACCGGCGGGTTCGATTCCGAGGTTACATCGCTGGCTGTCTTTGAGAAAATGCAGGCTGCGGGAGCGGTTACGATCGATGCGGCAGCAACGCTCACGGCAACGGCTATCGGCGGTTTTGTTCCGGTCAACGGCAATTCGTTTACCATGATCGAGAACACGACCGGTACTGGAACGACGGGAACATTTGCAGGTAAACCCGAAGGTTCCAGTTTGACGCTTGGCGGCGTAAGCTCATTTATCACGTATGTCGGCGGTACCGGCAGCAATGACGTCATCATCGGTGTTGACACTGCGGCACCAAAAGTGACCAGCACGGTACCGACCGCGGCGGCAACCGGCGTTCCGACCAACTCGAACATAACCATCAATTTCAATGAAAAGGTAAATATTGGAGCGGGCGGCATTACGCTCACATGCGGCGGTGTTCAAACATTTGCACCGACGCTGCCGCAGAACGGAGTCACGTCGATCGTCGTTGATCCGACCAACGTGTTGCCAGCCGGATTGGTTTGTACGGTCACAGGTGTTTCTGCCAACGTTACCGACCTTGCCGGAAACCAGCTTGACGGCGATGGCAACGGTACCGCCGGGCCGAACTTCGCGCTCACTTTCACGACGCTATGTACGAACCCGACCGTGGTCACTACGAATGCCGACAGCGGAGCGGGCAGCCTGCGTGATTCAGTCCTCAACGCATGTCCGGGCAGTACGGTCACGTTTGCACCGGCAGTGACGGCTATCTCGCTCACTTCTGGACAGATCGTGATCGACAAGAACTTGATAATTCAGGGGCCGGGAGCGAATTTGCTGACCGTTCAAAACACGGCGGCACCGAATGCGGACAGCCGTGTGTTCCAGGTAAACAGCGGCGTTACGGCGACTATTAGCGGCTTGACAATAACCGGCGGAAATCCAACGGATCTCGGCGGCGGCGTTTACAATCTTGGCAGCCTTACCCTGGCTCAGAGTCGTGTAGTTGGAAACACAGCCGTAAGAGGCGGGGGTATTCGAAACAATGGCGACCTAACTGTTATCGAGAGCCTGATCTCAAATAATACGGGCACCTATGCCTCCGGAGGCGGAGGCGGTATCGGTAATTTTGGCCCCGCATTAACTGTTATTAATTCGACGATCTCCGGCAACCAGGTACCAAACGGCAACAACAACGGTGGCGGAATAAGATCGGATAATAACAGCGTGGTGACTATAACCGGTTCGACCATCACGGACAATGATGCAGCCGGTGCAGCGAGCGGCGGAGGCATTTATCGGGCGACCGGCACGGTTACGGTCCGCGGTTCCATCATTGCCGCCAATAGAAATAACTCTACGATCCCCGATGTCGGCGGAGCGTTTACATCACAGGGCTACAACCTGATCGGAAATGTGGGAACGGCGACGGGCTTTACCAACGGCGTCAACAATGACCAGGTCGGCTCCATCGCATCGCCGCTCAATCCGCAACTCGCACCGCTTGCAAACAACGGCGGGCCGACGCAGACGCATGCTTTGTGTACTTCCGCGGGAGTTCCGGATGCTTCGTGCGGAGCGATCAGTCCGGCGATCGATAAGGGCAAGGACTTTGCACTTACTGGCTTTGACCAGCGTGGCAGCGGGCCGAACTTTGTGCGGCCGTTCGACATTGGGCCGATCGCAAATGCGGCGGGCGGCGACGGCAGTGATATCGGTGCGTTCGAACTCAACAATACGCCGCCGACGATCACGCCGGTGGTGGGGCTCTTGCGACAGCGCGGAACGGCGGTGTCGAATTCGACGATAGCTACAGTTGGAGATGTTGAGACGCTACCGGGCAGTCTGTCGGTGACGATCAATATGGCTGCAAGTGCGATGTCGAATGGAGTGACGGTCTCGAATATCGTCAATACGAACGGCACAATAACGGCGAATATCGTTGCCGACTGTACCGCAACACCCGCGACCTTCACACTGGAAGTTACGGATGGCGGCGGACTGACCACGAGTACGCCGTTTACCGTCGGGATCATATCGAACACGCCGCCTGCAGTTACATACAACCTGCCGCCAGCGGTCGTCTTCGGCCAATCCACAACGGTCAGCCCGGCAACGGCGGCGGATAATGGATCGATCACCGGGTTTGCGATCCAGAGCGTCATGCCGCCGCTGAGTACGGCTCCGACGGTCAATGGTTCTGGTGTCGTTTCGATCACGAACGCCCAGCCGGTAGGAAATCACATCATCACGGTCCGCTCGACCGACAACTGCGGAGCGGTGACGGATTCGTCATTCACTCTTGTAGTCAACAAAGCGGGCACAACCACCACGATCATCTCCGACACGCCGGATCCAAGTGTTGTGGGCCAGAACTACACAGTGACGATCGCGGTCGCACCGGTGGCACCTGGAGCCGGAACGCCGACCGGTAACGTCACAGTAGGTGACGGCTCAAGCATCTGCGTTGCGATCCTGCCGGCGACAAGCTGCCAGCTCGCGAGCACATCGGCCGGGCCGAAGACTCTGACGGCGACCTATTCGGGCGATACTAACTTTAACGGAAGCACCGCAGCGACGGCACCTCATCAGGTGGACCCGGCGCAGACGGCAACGACGGTGCAGACTTTGATCAATGCACCGAATTATGGTTCGACATTGACGGCGACGGCGACGATAACGGCGGTGGCCCCGGGAGCGGGAACGCCGCAGGGGACGGTTAACTTCAATGACGGAGGCAATCCTATTGCGGGCTGTCAGAATGTAGCGGTGACGGCACTGGGCTCGGCGGTCTGTACGACGAACCAGCTGCCGGCGGGAGTGGGCAAGGTCATCCAGGCAGTGTACTCGGGCAACGCGAACTTCAACGGTTCGAACGGCTCGACGACCCAGACGATCGGCAAGGCACCGCTCAATGTCGCGGCCTCATCGGCGGCGGTCACATACGGCGATGCGGCACCGGCGATCACGGCAGCGATCACGGGCTTCGTGCTTGGTGAAACGACGGCCAACCTGACGACCCAGCCGACGTGCTCGACGACGTATGTCCAGGGCTCGCCGGTCTCAGGCTCGCAGTATCCGGCAACGTGTACGGGAGCTGTTTCGAACAACTACAGCTTCAACTACATCGGCGGCAACGTGACAGTCAACAAGAAAGGCCTGACGGTAACGGCGGATAATAAGAGCCGTGCCTACGGAGCCGCGAACCCCACGCTGACGGCAACCTTCACGGGCTTTGTCCTCGGTCAGAACCTTGGAACAAGCGATGTGACCGGAAGCCCGCTGCTGTCAACGACGGCGACGCCATCGAGCCCGGTCGCGGGCAGCCCGTATGCCATCACGGCAGCCCTGGGCACGCTTCAATCAGGGAACTACGCCTTCACAACATTCACGAACGGCACACTGACGATCACCCAATCCCAACTGACGGTGACGGCGAATGACCAGACGAGAGTGTTTGGAGCCGCTAACCCGGCCCTGACATTCCAGATCACGGGCTTCCAGAATGGAGAGACGCTTGGTACAAGCGGAGTGACGGGAACACCGAACATCTCGACCTCGGCAACCAGCACATCGGGTCCGGGAGCGTACCCGATCACAGCGGCACAGGGAACCTTAACGGCCCCGAACTACACGTTCGCGACAGTCAACGGAACCCTGACGGTGACGCAGGCGGCAACGACGACAACGATCACGAACGCCTCGGCCCTCGGAAACTCGACGGTGGTCGGACAGAACTACCCGGTCAACTGGACAACGAGTCCGGTCGCCCCGGGAGCGGGAACACCGACGGGTAATGTGACAGTGAGCGACGGTACGGGCAACACCTGTACGGCAGCGGTCGCGGCCGGCACATGCAGCCTGGCCTCGACACTCGGTCCGAAGACCATCACGGCGACCTACGCCGGCGATGCGAACTTTGGAGCGAGCACGTCACAGGCAGTCCAGCACAATGTGGTGATCGGCCTGACGGGCAACGTCAAGCAGTTCATCGCCTTCGGCACGAACACGAACCTCGCGGGCGTAACAATGACCCTGCTGAACACCGCAACGCAGCAGGCCACAACGACAACAACTGACGCAAACGGCAACTACTCATTCGGAGTAACGCAGACCGGCGGCAGCTATACCATCACCCCAAGCGGCCTCGGCAAGGCGTTTGAGGCGACAAGCAGAACGTACACCAACGTGGCCGGCAATATCACGGGCGGGGACTTCATCGCCTACGATGTACCGGGCCCGAACGCGATACCGAGAACGGCGAGGGTGGTGAGCCAGATAGCAACGCAGGGACAGCCTGTAACTGTTCCGGTGCTGATGACGACGACGGGTGTTGAGACCAGGGTCGCCTTTACGGTGGAATATCCGGTAACGGCACTGGGCATCCCGACGGTGACATGCGGCACGGGAGCAGTGAACTGCACACTGGCCGTCAACAACTCGCTGCAAGGCAAGGTCGGCATCACGATCACTCCGACGGCGGCACTACCGGCCGGAACAAGAGAACTCGTGAAGATCACCTTCCCGACGTTCCAAAGCCCGGCGACGAGTGCCCAGATCAGATTCGGCGACTTCCCAACTCAAAGGGACGTGAGAAACTCTGAGAACAACCCGCTGCCGATGCTGTACTGGACGGACGGGCTGGTCTCGTTCACGGGCGGAACACTGCTCGACGGAGCGACCATCTCGGGAAGAGTAACAACCGCCGCAGGCCAGGGCCTGAGAAACGCGACGGTCACGATCATCGACACGGCAGGCACCCGGCGAACAACGGTAACCAGCTCATTCGGAGCCTACCAGTTCGAAGGCCTCGAAACAGGCCGCGACTACCTGCTGACAGTCACCAGCAAACGATACAGATTCGCAACGCGAACGGTCAACCTCACGGAAAACCTCAGCGACGTGAACCTGGTCGGCCTGGAATAG